A single window of Methanoregula sp. DNA harbors:
- a CDS encoding RibD family protein: MLPKVILHIATSLDGRITNFPADLELYYSLAARWNPDTILFGSETVLAAVRENPALEVPPEHEDMFRPPAGAPDPRPLLVIADSRGRVRCWDAIRKWPYMRDVLALCSSATPQEYLRYLADRKIGSIIAGADRIDIRTALAELNRQHGTKTVRVDSGGTLNSVLLHAGVVDEVSVLIHPFLAGGQPGPTMFDPEKAGLPNLQVPLTHWSTEVMGDGIIWARYSVAGT; the protein is encoded by the coding sequence ATGCTTCCAAAAGTAATCCTCCACATCGCAACAAGCCTCGACGGCCGGATCACGAACTTCCCCGCTGACCTCGAATTGTACTACTCACTCGCTGCCAGGTGGAACCCGGACACAATCCTTTTCGGGAGCGAGACCGTCCTTGCAGCGGTCCGCGAGAATCCGGCGCTGGAAGTCCCCCCGGAACACGAGGATATGTTCAGGCCGCCGGCAGGCGCTCCCGATCCCCGCCCCCTGCTTGTCATCGCCGATAGCCGGGGGAGGGTGCGCTGCTGGGACGCCATCCGGAAGTGGCCCTACATGCGAGATGTCCTTGCCCTCTGCTCCTCCGCAACCCCGCAGGAGTACCTCCGGTACCTTGCTGACAGGAAGATAGGATCAATTATCGCAGGTGCCGATCGCATTGATATACGTACAGCCCTTGCAGAACTGAACCGCCAGCACGGTACTAAGACCGTGCGGGTCGACAGCGGCGGGACGCTCAACAGTGTCCTACTGCATGCGGGAGTGGTAGATGAGGTGAGCGTTCTCATCCACCCGTTCCTCGCTGGCGGGCAGCCAGGTCCGACCATGTTCGATCCGGAAAAGGCCGGTCTTCCTAACCTGCAGGTCCCTCTCACACACTGGTCCACGGAAGTTATGGGGGATGGCATCATTTGGGCACGGTACTCGGTTGCAGGAACATGA
- a CDS encoding PIN domain-containing protein, producing MINLFKTDTIFLDSCIFFRCIAEDRCRKVIDHARNQDFTIVTSITVLGETFNEMLRDERAAVDNINEIVAMIREWNIITLYPNDELSYICYEMGKDITDNRITNQITDRVHLGYAISYDCNYFVTDDDAIQRYRIPRSLEVKAGYKKPVAVDLIGLRDLIRNKKLVRK from the coding sequence ATGATCAATCTTTTCAAAACCGATACCATTTTTTTAGACTCGTGCATTTTTTTCAGATGCATTGCAGAAGATCGATGCAGAAAAGTCATTGATCATGCACGGAACCAGGATTTTACCATCGTCACGTCGATCACCGTTCTTGGCGAAACGTTTAACGAGATGTTGCGGGACGAAAGAGCCGCCGTAGATAACATCAATGAAATCGTCGCGATGATAAGGGAATGGAATATAATCACCCTCTATCCGAACGATGAATTGAGTTACATCTGTTACGAGATGGGAAAGGACATTACCGACAACAGGATAACCAACCAGATCACGGACCGGGTCCATCTCGGGTATGCAATATCGTACGACTGTAATTATTTCGTTACCGATGATGATGCGATCCAGAGGTACCGCATCCCCCGGAGTCTAGAAGTGAAGGCAGGATACAAAAAGCCTGTTGCGGTGGATCTCATCGGATTGCGCGATCTCATCCGGAATAAAAAGCTGGTCAGGAAGTGA
- a CDS encoding segregation/condensation protein A — protein sequence MAERGEIDPWNINILEVTDRFLNELERCRQLNLRVSGRTLFYASTLLRMKSEHLADATDEGGDSGDEDAGFGDDFDISLDSEFEYEGRLGPIEQLEREIQRRLDRKNLRRSPVTLFELIIELKNLEKEERRRRRLTESDVCLIEADDVVGIAHDEGYQDSATTVYQECLKCMIREEEMTLAELCRKLGWDVPEVYIPLLFLMLEGQCALRQDEFFGDVFVQVCKAGDSMEKALQDST from the coding sequence ATGGCAGAACGGGGGGAGATCGACCCGTGGAACATCAATATTCTCGAAGTAACCGACCGGTTCTTAAACGAGCTGGAGCGTTGCCGGCAGCTGAATCTCCGGGTATCCGGGCGCACGCTTTTTTATGCATCTACTCTGTTACGAATGAAATCCGAACACCTCGCGGATGCAACGGATGAGGGGGGAGACAGCGGGGACGAAGATGCAGGGTTTGGCGATGACTTTGACATTTCACTTGACTCGGAGTTCGAGTATGAAGGCAGGCTCGGCCCTATCGAGCAGCTCGAGCGCGAGATACAGCGGCGGCTGGACCGGAAAAACCTGCGCAGGAGCCCGGTCACGCTCTTTGAGCTGATCATCGAGCTCAAGAACCTCGAAAAGGAGGAGCGCCGGCGCCGCAGGCTGACCGAGTCCGATGTGTGCCTTATCGAAGCGGACGATGTTGTAGGCATCGCCCATGATGAGGGGTACCAGGATTCGGCAACAACCGTGTACCAGGAATGTTTAAAATGCATGATCCGCGAGGAGGAGATGACGCTTGCCGAGCTCTGCCGGAAACTGGGCTGGGACGTCCCGGAAGTCTACATCCCGCTGCTCTTTTTAATGCTCGAAGGCCAGTGCGCTCTCAGGCAGGACGAGTTCTTCGGGGATGTTTTCGTGCAGGTGTGTAAAGCGGGCGATTCAATGGAAAAGGCCTTGCAGGACAGCACCTGA
- the smc gene encoding chromosome segregation protein SMC — protein MHITELEIDNFKSFSKKTKIPFLEGFTVISGPNGSGKSNIIDSILFVLALSTARNLRAEKLTDLINLNSGKNTAEVALEFSDGTKIRRRIKRTGNGYYSYNYLNDRVCKQSDIVDHLSKHGIKPHGYNVVMQGDVTRIMEMSDFERRKIIDEIAGVAEFDSKKEQALRELDIVRERIEREELLLLELQKRTNELKREREHALEYQKWQKELTFFQNCRSAAQLHDREKELGTLIRVSEEQKISLSRIEADRGLEENELSYLRADLKDIDEAINKKSGSDYLKLIAELEEAKGGIKVAEQAILRLKKEKETNLETINRVYMDTKRAEGRVAECTEQVRTLSIDRTNIAMELATAKAQLEKTDAEIRSHSEDTQGARDKLFALLQQVEEKKGARSSLLHQQDMLIEKSRMRTSELERLTALLRQLDEEYTSKNTQLTDSQKSVSDLAKEKKALDRTLSELEGTLFAQRSMLERLRGEIKEAEQDAFRLEAAQQARGESGGRAIEAVCAMEGVHGTVASLGKAPGEYATALNIAAGNKLQFVIVDTDHVAAEAIQYLKNEKLGRVTFLPLNKLKPPALPPVKEPGVIGYAVNLIEYDPKYDKAFAVALGGTVVVDTLERARKLIGKYRMVTLEGELLERSGAMTGGATKKPLRGFGAAVDDEIVRIRAHLTELVSEASVIEAAVKRLTEEVDAKRTARGEIDQKVARFGMFTEEFNRRFEAISVEKQTIEQAVARQQGETKGGADELGSLEAELDSTTGAINALNGEIEEIKRRLDDTNIPQLTEQLEKKKREIEELDRRLRNKDADINDVTRERSHFNSRLGELTDDRNRQEERNRQIDTDIGTQNEQIATHKTQIASLEGRQKEFSGELDELRGKRTEVSGHISESEQKLLKFDTEKERLHVQMSAIEERARGLGIEVETLRQQVGEAKTDLTLSEIEGKIAEADGAIRKIGAVNMLAIEEYEKVQKQVDERTEKKETLSRERTNILERIQKFEQMKYEAFTTAFTAIDANFREVFARLTSGSGHLVLENEEDPFAGGLTFAVQPRDKTVHLLSSLSGGEKSLTTLAFIFSIQQHIPAPFYAFDEVDMSLDGSNVERIALMIKELSSTSQFVIVSLRKPMITEAQRIMGVTLRPDKSTLVTGVKANE, from the coding sequence TTGCATATCACAGAGCTGGAGATCGATAATTTCAAGTCTTTTTCAAAAAAGACAAAAATTCCTTTTCTTGAAGGGTTCACCGTCATCTCCGGGCCCAACGGTTCGGGAAAGAGCAATATCATCGACTCGATCCTTTTTGTCCTTGCCCTCTCAACCGCACGGAACCTGAGAGCGGAAAAGCTGACCGACCTCATCAACCTCAATTCCGGTAAAAATACCGCTGAAGTCGCGCTGGAGTTTTCGGACGGTACAAAGATCCGGCGCCGTATCAAGCGGACGGGTAACGGGTATTACAGTTACAATTACCTGAATGACCGCGTGTGCAAGCAGAGTGACATCGTTGACCACCTCTCAAAACATGGCATCAAACCCCATGGGTACAACGTCGTGATGCAGGGAGATGTCACCCGGATCATGGAGATGAGCGATTTCGAGCGTAGGAAGATCATCGATGAGATTGCCGGTGTCGCCGAGTTTGACTCCAAAAAAGAGCAGGCGCTGCGGGAACTGGACATCGTGCGGGAGCGGATCGAACGCGAGGAGCTGCTTCTGCTCGAGCTCCAGAAGCGGACAAACGAGTTGAAGCGGGAAAGGGAGCATGCCCTCGAGTACCAGAAATGGCAAAAAGAGCTCACCTTTTTCCAGAACTGCCGGTCAGCCGCCCAGCTCCATGACCGGGAAAAGGAACTTGGCACCCTGATAAGGGTGAGCGAGGAGCAGAAGATCTCGCTCTCCCGGATTGAAGCCGACCGGGGCCTTGAGGAAAACGAGCTCTCCTATCTCCGGGCAGACCTAAAGGACATCGACGAAGCGATAAATAAAAAGAGCGGGTCTGACTACCTGAAACTGATCGCCGAGCTTGAGGAGGCAAAGGGCGGGATCAAGGTCGCCGAACAGGCAATATTACGCCTCAAAAAGGAAAAAGAGACAAACCTCGAGACCATCAACCGCGTCTACATGGACACAAAGCGGGCGGAGGGGCGGGTTGCGGAGTGCACCGAACAGGTACGGACACTCTCCATTGACCGGACTAATATCGCGATGGAACTGGCGACCGCAAAGGCGCAGCTGGAAAAGACCGATGCCGAGATACGGTCCCACAGCGAGGATACCCAGGGGGCCCGTGACAAGCTCTTCGCCCTGCTCCAGCAGGTCGAGGAGAAGAAGGGTGCACGCTCCTCGCTCCTACACCAGCAGGACATGCTTATCGAGAAGAGCCGGATGAGGACCTCGGAGCTCGAACGCCTTACCGCATTGCTCCGGCAACTTGATGAGGAGTACACTTCAAAGAACACCCAGCTGACGGATTCACAAAAGAGTGTCTCTGACCTCGCAAAAGAGAAAAAAGCGCTCGACCGTACCCTGTCCGAACTCGAAGGCACGCTTTTTGCACAGCGCTCAATGCTGGAAAGGTTGCGGGGGGAGATCAAAGAGGCGGAGCAGGACGCGTTCCGGCTCGAGGCGGCTCAGCAGGCACGGGGGGAGTCCGGCGGCAGGGCGATCGAAGCAGTCTGTGCGATGGAGGGGGTGCACGGTACGGTTGCGTCCCTTGGGAAGGCACCCGGGGAATACGCGACCGCGCTCAACATTGCTGCCGGCAACAAACTACAGTTTGTAATCGTTGACACGGACCATGTAGCGGCAGAGGCAATCCAGTACCTCAAGAACGAGAAGCTCGGGCGGGTTACCTTCCTCCCTCTCAATAAGCTCAAGCCGCCAGCGCTTCCCCCGGTAAAGGAGCCGGGTGTCATAGGTTACGCCGTGAACCTGATCGAGTACGACCCGAAATACGACAAGGCATTTGCCGTTGCGCTTGGGGGTACTGTGGTCGTCGATACGCTCGAACGGGCACGGAAACTGATCGGGAAGTACCGGATGGTGACGCTCGAAGGGGAACTCCTCGAACGGAGCGGTGCAATGACCGGCGGCGCCACAAAAAAGCCTCTCAGGGGATTCGGCGCTGCGGTTGATGACGAGATTGTCCGCATCCGTGCACACCTTACGGAACTGGTCAGCGAGGCATCGGTGATCGAAGCGGCGGTAAAACGGCTTACCGAAGAGGTGGATGCAAAGCGGACAGCCCGAGGGGAGATCGACCAGAAAGTCGCCCGGTTCGGGATGTTCACCGAAGAGTTCAACCGGAGGTTCGAGGCGATCTCGGTCGAGAAACAGACCATTGAACAGGCTGTCGCACGCCAACAGGGTGAAACGAAGGGGGGAGCAGACGAGCTCGGCTCTCTTGAAGCCGAACTGGACTCAACAACAGGCGCCATCAACGCACTGAATGGAGAGATCGAGGAGATCAAGCGGCGTCTTGACGATACAAACATCCCGCAGCTCACCGAGCAGCTGGAAAAGAAGAAGCGCGAGATCGAGGAGCTTGACCGCCGCCTCAGGAACAAGGACGCCGACATAAATGACGTCACCCGGGAACGGTCTCATTTCAATTCGAGGCTTGGGGAACTCACCGATGACCGGAACCGGCAGGAGGAGCGCAACCGGCAGATTGATACCGATATCGGGACCCAGAATGAGCAGATCGCCACCCACAAGACGCAGATCGCATCACTCGAAGGAAGGCAGAAGGAGTTCTCAGGCGAACTTGACGAATTGCGGGGCAAACGCACCGAGGTCTCGGGACACATCTCCGAGTCAGAGCAGAAACTCTTAAAGTTCGACACGGAAAAAGAACGGCTTCATGTTCAGATGTCTGCAATTGAAGAGCGTGCACGGGGACTGGGTATCGAAGTCGAGACGCTGCGGCAGCAGGTAGGGGAGGCAAAGACCGATCTCACGCTCTCTGAGATTGAAGGGAAGATTGCAGAGGCGGACGGGGCGATTCGGAAGATCGGGGCTGTGAACATGCTCGCCATTGAGGAGTACGAGAAGGTCCAGAAGCAGGTCGATGAACGGACCGAGAAGAAGGAGACCCTCTCCCGCGAGCGGACCAATATCCTCGAGCGGATCCAGAAATTCGAACAGATGAAGTACGAGGCGTTCACTACTGCATTCACAGCGATCGACGCCAATTTCCGGGAGGTTTTTGCACGCCTCACGAGCGGTAGCGGTCACCTCGTGCTGGAGAACGAAGAGGACCCGTTTGCCGGGGGGCTGACGTTTGCGGTCCAGCCCCGGGACAAGACCGTGCATCTCCTCTCATCGCTCTCCGGCGGTGAAAAGTCGCTCACGACTCTCGCATTCATCTTCTCGATCCAGCAACATATCCCGGCGCCGTTCTATGCGTTCGACGAGGTGGATATGTCTCTGGACGGGTCGAACGTGGAGCGGATCGCCCTGATGATCAAAGAACTTTCTTCGACCTCACAGTTTGTGATCGTTTCCCTCAGAAAGCCGATGATCACCGAGGCACAGCGGATCATGGGCGTCACGCTGCGGCCTGACAAGAGCACGCTTGTCACCGGGGTAAAGGCAAATGAGTGA
- a CDS encoding serine hydroxymethyltransferase → MSYLDKTDPQIADIIEKERLRQLNGLELIASENLVSRAVLEAMGSVMTNKYAEGYPGKRYYGGCEYHDMAENLARDRLKVLFGAQHANVQPHSGTQANMAVYFAFMKLGEGLLSMKLTQGGHLSHGSPVSFTGQFYKVTQYSLDPKTEMLDYGMVGEMAKKEKPKIIVCGASAYPRTIDFKAFQEIADDAGAYCMADIAHIAGLCATGVHPTSVGVTNFTTTTTHKTLRGPRGGAIMCNTEYAQAIDKAVFPGMQGGPLMHTITAKAVCFEEALRPSFKEYNKQIVKNAKALAETLMDCGLRLVSGGTDNHLMLVDLSEQGITGLEAENALGKAGITANKNTIPNETKSPFVTSGLRIGTPAVTSRGMKEAEMRHIGNWIATVVKDIHNEAAMKDIKTRVAAMAGRFPLYPE, encoded by the coding sequence ATGTCTTATCTGGATAAAACAGATCCGCAGATAGCAGATATTATCGAAAAGGAGCGGTTGCGGCAGCTCAACGGGCTGGAGCTCATCGCATCGGAGAACCTTGTTTCCCGTGCAGTACTTGAAGCGATGGGATCGGTCATGACCAACAAGTATGCCGAAGGATACCCCGGCAAGCGATATTATGGCGGGTGCGAGTACCACGATATGGCCGAGAACCTTGCCCGGGACAGGTTAAAAGTACTATTCGGGGCACAGCATGCAAACGTCCAGCCGCACTCCGGCACCCAGGCAAACATGGCGGTCTATTTTGCGTTCATGAAACTGGGAGAGGGATTGCTGAGCATGAAACTCACGCAGGGCGGGCATCTTTCCCACGGTTCGCCCGTCAGCTTTACCGGGCAGTTTTATAAAGTGACCCAGTACAGCCTTGACCCAAAGACCGAGATGCTTGATTACGGCATGGTCGGGGAGATGGCAAAGAAGGAAAAGCCGAAGATCATTGTCTGCGGTGCATCCGCATACCCCCGCACCATCGACTTTAAGGCATTCCAGGAGATTGCCGATGATGCCGGGGCGTACTGCATGGCAGACATCGCCCATATCGCCGGGCTCTGTGCGACCGGCGTCCACCCCACTTCTGTCGGCGTCACCAACTTCACCACAACCACAACCCATAAGACGCTCCGCGGACCCCGCGGCGGGGCAATCATGTGCAATACCGAATATGCACAGGCAATCGACAAGGCAGTATTTCCCGGCATGCAGGGCGGCCCGCTCATGCACACGATCACGGCAAAGGCAGTATGTTTTGAAGAGGCGCTCCGGCCGTCGTTCAAAGAATACAATAAGCAGATCGTAAAGAATGCAAAGGCGCTCGCTGAGACCTTGATGGACTGCGGGCTGCGCCTTGTCTCCGGCGGTACGGACAACCACCTGATGCTTGTGGATCTCAGCGAGCAGGGGATCACCGGCCTTGAAGCCGAGAACGCACTGGGTAAAGCCGGCATCACGGCAAACAAGAACACCATACCCAACGAAACCAAGAGCCCGTTTGTGACAAGCGGCCTGCGGATCGGCACCCCGGCGGTCACTTCCCGCGGCATGAAGGAGGCAGAGATGCGCCATATAGGGAACTGGATCGCGACTGTCGTCAAAGACATCCACAATGAAGCTGCCATGAAGGACATAAAGACAAGGGTCGCTGCAATGGCGGGCAGATTCCCGCTCTACCCGGAGTGA
- the folD gene encoding bifunctional methylenetetrahydrofolate dehydrogenase/methenyltetrahydrofolate cyclohydrolase FolD: protein MILDGKACSERRLEILRGEISKSGLSPCLATVIVGSDTASQMYVRMKHRACEQVHIGSVGIELPADATESRVLGSIRQLNEDSGVDGILVQLPLPAHIHAGPVIQAVSTDKDVDGFHPYNLGLLFSGSPNFAPCTPLGIMTLLAENRIDVAGKHAVVVGRSIDVGRPMAALLTNADATVTICHSRTRNLPDETRRADILISSVGKAHVITADMVKSGAVVIDVGINQLDGRLVGDVDFAAVKEVASAITPVPGGVGPMTIATLMENTYRAAKMRSCNTVR, encoded by the coding sequence ATGATCCTTGACGGAAAAGCATGCTCGGAACGCCGGCTGGAAATCCTGCGCGGGGAGATCAGCAAGTCCGGGCTCTCGCCCTGCCTCGCCACCGTGATTGTCGGCAGCGACACTGCCTCTCAGATGTACGTGCGGATGAAACACCGTGCCTGCGAACAGGTGCACATCGGTTCAGTGGGAATTGAGCTGCCCGCCGATGCGACGGAGAGCAGGGTGCTCGGGTCGATCCGGCAGCTGAATGAGGATTCCGGTGTTGATGGCATTCTCGTACAGCTCCCGCTCCCTGCACACATTCATGCCGGGCCCGTGATACAGGCGGTGAGCACCGACAAGGATGTCGATGGGTTCCACCCGTATAACCTCGGGCTCCTCTTTTCCGGCTCCCCGAATTTTGCCCCCTGCACGCCCCTGGGTATCATGACGCTGCTTGCGGAAAACAGGATCGATGTGGCAGGGAAACACGCGGTTGTGGTGGGCAGGAGCATCGATGTCGGGCGGCCGATGGCAGCTCTCCTCACCAACGCCGACGCAACCGTCACAATCTGCCACAGCAGGACCCGCAACCTTCCTGACGAAACGCGCCGTGCTGACATCCTCATATCATCGGTGGGAAAGGCGCATGTCATCACTGCTGATATGGTCAAATCCGGCGCGGTTGTGATCGACGTCGGTATCAACCAGCTCGATGGCAGGCTGGTGGGAGATGTGGACTTTGCGGCAGTCAAAGAGGTAGCTTCAGCGATCACCCCTGTGCCCGGTGGTGTCGGCCCGATGACGATCGCAACACTCATGGAGAACACCTATCGTGCAGCGAAGATGAGGTCATGCAACACTGTACGGTAA
- the folP gene encoding dihydropteroate synthase has protein sequence MQHCTVNKITVGGTAPVRIMGVINCSMESFYPNSYVPMGSIHAKAVEMVEQGAAIIDVGARSTAPNVQQISGKEEATRIDEALKELDGSGITVSVDTMHPGVLAVCLKHDVHLVNDIGGFASETYAKMVAESRLPAVLMASVSRPGDAVGVEATIHALSIVKQRCEHAGVTDYILDPGIGIWTPLRSVEDDWQLCTRFDEFQRFDRPLLAAISRKTFIGTLLDKYPEDRLYGSLAVTMMLLLKGASLVRTHDVVATADVVKVCDRMVKGA, from the coding sequence ATGCAACACTGTACGGTAAACAAGATCACGGTCGGGGGAACCGCGCCTGTCCGGATCATGGGCGTGATCAACTGCAGCATGGAGTCGTTCTACCCGAATTCATATGTCCCGATGGGATCCATCCACGCAAAGGCAGTCGAGATGGTGGAGCAGGGTGCCGCAATTATCGATGTCGGCGCACGCAGCACCGCACCCAATGTCCAGCAGATCAGCGGGAAAGAAGAGGCAACGCGGATCGATGAAGCGCTTAAGGAACTGGACGGGAGCGGGATCACCGTATCTGTTGACACCATGCACCCGGGCGTGCTCGCGGTCTGCCTGAAACATGATGTCCACCTTGTCAATGACATCGGCGGGTTTGCATCTGAAACATACGCAAAGATGGTCGCGGAGTCCCGGTTACCCGCCGTACTGATGGCATCGGTTTCGCGGCCGGGTGATGCTGTTGGCGTGGAGGCAACAATCCATGCCCTCTCCATTGTAAAACAACGCTGTGAACATGCCGGTGTCACGGACTATATCCTTGACCCCGGTATCGGGATCTGGACACCCCTGCGTTCTGTCGAGGATGACTGGCAGCTCTGTACCCGGTTCGATGAGTTCCAGCGGTTTGACCGCCCCCTGCTTGCCGCCATCTCCCGTAAGACATTCATCGGCACCCTCCTTGACAAATACCCGGAGGACCGGTTGTACGGTTCCCTTGCCGTCACCATGATGCTTCTTTTGAAAGGTGCGTCGCTTGTCCGCACCCATGACGTGGTAGCCACTGCCGATGTCGTGAAGGTCTGTGATCGGATGGTGAAGGGGGCGTGA
- the cofE gene encoding coenzyme F420-0:L-glutamate ligase, translated as MNPSFAVFGLATGLITPGDDVAERIVAVAKASECSGIVDGDILVLAESMVATAEGRVVSLSAVTPSLQAVELAKTYEMDPCTAEVVLRESDEVVGGIPHFLLCMTNGTLLPNAGVDGSNAPPGCLVPLPEDPDASAVRIRKSVEQRCNAKVAVIIADSRTHAMRSGCSGVAIGCAGIVSVIDDRGRSDLYGRKLEVTKRAVADNIASAAELVMGEADEGMPAAIVRGLGLPISDDAVGVESINADECLFMGLLQKRPNEKESFLN; from the coding sequence GTGAACCCCTCTTTTGCTGTCTTTGGGCTTGCAACCGGGCTGATCACACCGGGCGATGATGTTGCTGAACGGATCGTTGCCGTTGCGAAAGCCTCGGAATGCTCAGGTATTGTGGACGGGGACATCCTGGTGCTCGCCGAATCGATGGTCGCAACTGCGGAGGGGAGAGTTGTCAGCCTCTCTGCCGTAACCCCATCACTGCAGGCAGTAGAACTGGCAAAAACCTATGAAATGGACCCCTGCACTGCAGAGGTCGTGCTGCGGGAGAGCGACGAAGTTGTCGGGGGGATTCCGCACTTCCTGCTCTGCATGACTAACGGCACCCTGCTCCCCAATGCCGGTGTCGATGGTTCCAATGCCCCGCCCGGATGCCTTGTTCCGCTACCGGAAGACCCCGATGCGAGTGCGGTGCGGATCCGCAAATCAGTCGAACAGCGGTGCAATGCAAAGGTCGCCGTGATCATCGCCGACAGCCGCACCCATGCAATGCGTTCCGGCTGCAGCGGTGTCGCGATAGGGTGTGCCGGCATTGTTTCTGTGATAGATGACCGGGGCAGGAGCGACCTGTACGGCAGGAAACTCGAAGTAACAAAACGAGCGGTTGCCGATAACATCGCATCCGCTGCGGAACTGGTCATGGGTGAAGCAGACGAGGGAATGCCGGCGGCAATCGTGCGGGGACTGGGACTTCCCATCTCAGATGACGCTGTCGGTGTTGAGTCGATCAATGCGGACGAGTGTTTGTTTATGGGGTTGCTCCAAAAGAGACCAAATGAGAAAGAGAGTTTTCTGAATTGA
- a CDS encoding tetratricopeptide repeat protein yields MTLQNCGTGLQSTRLLVLFLILSALVPHACAETAVYWVQASKSFANSGRWDESLDAAEKALAIDSGNKNAWLNKANALKNLNRDQEALDACEKALSIDPDFINAWVMKSAILNSLGRHKDGLDAAQKAISLDPNSYTGWDLKAVSLSKLNRYQDAIDAADMSISINPSYAKSWGNKGYALQNLGKYKEALAAYDKALSLDPNLEMAADNRQIIISYLLPNSTNPKKTAVPVTISGSTAQPMAGTASQDVTPPVPNLRALFLPLVIVMLVIALGGGIYAYRNHKQKTPVTLPHPPVSASTVPGSPPAKSHHDVFISYAQVNKPVADAACAKIESRNIRCWIAPRDVPPGKNFPEAIVRGIEGSRIMVLIFSSHSNKSQHVLRELTTAVKNELIIIPFRIENVEPTKSMEYLIGIPHWLDAITPPLEKHLDTLVKTIEIYIASDIKKTDEDN; encoded by the coding sequence ATGACTCTTCAAAACTGCGGGACGGGGCTGCAGTCAACCCGCCTCCTTGTCCTTTTTCTGATATTGTCTGCCCTTGTCCCGCATGCCTGTGCTGAGACTGCAGTTTACTGGGTGCAGGCAAGCAAATCATTTGCAAACTCCGGAAGATGGGACGAGTCTCTTGATGCCGCGGAAAAAGCGCTCGCCATTGATTCCGGCAATAAAAATGCATGGCTCAATAAGGCAAATGCACTGAAGAACCTTAACCGGGACCAGGAGGCACTCGATGCTTGTGAAAAAGCCTTATCGATTGACCCGGATTTTATCAATGCATGGGTAATGAAATCTGCTATTCTTAATTCACTGGGACGACACAAGGACGGTCTTGATGCTGCACAAAAAGCAATTTCCCTTGACCCCAACAGTTACACCGGCTGGGATCTTAAGGCCGTTTCACTTTCAAAACTCAACCGGTACCAGGATGCTATTGATGCTGCTGACATGTCGATTTCCATCAACCCATCCTATGCAAAATCCTGGGGGAACAAAGGCTATGCACTGCAGAACCTTGGAAAATACAAGGAAGCGCTGGCAGCTTATGACAAAGCCCTTTCGCTCGATCCGAATCTCGAGATGGCAGCAGACAACAGGCAGATCATCATCTCGTACCTGCTCCCGAATAGCACAAACCCCAAGAAGACCGCCGTGCCTGTCACAATCTCAGGTTCAACAGCTCAGCCCATGGCTGGAACGGCTTCCCAGGATGTAACCCCTCCCGTGCCCAACCTTCGAGCGTTGTTTTTGCCGCTGGTTATTGTCATGCTTGTAATTGCTCTTGGCGGGGGAATATATGCATATAGGAACCATAAGCAAAAAACTCCAGTGACACTCCCTCACCCACCGGTTTCAGCCTCCACTGTACCCGGTTCCCCCCCGGCAAAATCCCACCACGATGTCTTTATCAGTTATGCGCAGGTGAACAAACCGGTTGCAGATGCTGCATGTGCAAAAATTGAGTCCCGGAATATCAGGTGCTGGATTGCGCCACGGGATGTACCTCCCGGGAAAAATTTCCCTGAGGCAATTGTTCGGGGAATTGAAGGAAGCAGGATAATGGTATTGATCTTCTCATCACATTCGAACAAATCCCAGCACGTATTGCGGGAACTTACAACTGCAGTCAAGAACGAGTTGATTATTATTCCCTTCAGAATTGAAAATGTAGAACCCACAAAATCAATGGAATATCTTATTGGTATCCCGCACTGGCTCGATGCAATAACACCTCCATTGGAAAAACATCTTGATACTCTTGTAAAAACGATTGAAATTTACATCGCAAGCGACATTAAAAAAACCGATGAGGATAATTAA